A window of Elgaria multicarinata webbii isolate HBS135686 ecotype San Diego chromosome 2, rElgMul1.1.pri, whole genome shotgun sequence contains these coding sequences:
- the LARGE2 gene encoding xylosyl- and glucuronyltransferase LARGE2 isoform X2 → MLCPWRGKVKLLLATVTLVFLVSWLYLFMDGCSRMLPPCFGEQSSRYLDREALVSQVRKMEEENQLLRLQLSHSQAQEERADGTDNSQQGAQFIEDQDGRNNQTSCPKQRMVQKCELLHVAIVCAGYNASRDVVTLVKSILFHRRNPLHFHLITDSVAHQILQTLFQSWMVPSVHVSFYDADDLKTDISWIPNKHYSGIYGLMKLTLTKALPSDLAKVIVLDTDITFATDIAELWAIFGKFSDKQVIGLVENQSDWYLGNLWKNHKPWPALGRGFNTGVILLLLERLRRIGWEQMWRLTAERELMSMLSTSLADQDIFNAVIKQSPALVYRLPCFWNVQLSDHTRSEQCYSEVTDLKVIHWNSPKKLRVKNKHVEFFRNLYLTFLEYDGNLLRRELFGCASLPSLPGGQFQEALEELDEDDPCYDFRRQSLIQHRVHLFFLEYDFPASADATDVTLIAQLSMDRLQMLEAICKHWTGPISLALYMSDAEAQQFLRYAQASEVLSNRRNVAYHIVYKEGQFYPVNFLRNVALKNAQTTHVFLTDVDFLPMYGLYDYLRTAILQLELPERKAALVVPAFETLHYRLTFPKSKAELLSMLDMGSLYTFRYHVWPQGHAPTDYAKWRTATVPYQVEWQPHFEPYVVVKQDCPLYDQRFVGFGWNKVSHIMELDAQEYELLVLPNAFMIHMPHAPSFDISKFRRSSSYRDCLKTLREEFHQDLSRKYGAAALKYLTAERSL, encoded by the exons ATGCTGTGCCCTTGGCGTGGGAAGGTGAAGCTGTTGCTGGCCACGGTGACGCTGGTCTTCCTCGTCTCCTGGCTCTACCTCTTTATGG ATGGATGTTCCCGTATGCTGCCCCCTTGCTTTGGGGAACAGTCCAGCCGGTACCTTGACCGTGAGGCCTTGGTGTCCCAAGTACGAAAAATGGAAGAGGAGAACCAGCTCTTGAGGCTGCAGCTCAGCCACTCCCAGGCCCAGGAGGAGAGGGCCGATGGCACTGACAACAGCCAGCAGGGGGCGCAGTTCATAGAGGACCAGGACGGAAGGAACAACCAAACCAGCTGCCCCAAGCAGAGGATGGTTCAGAAGTGTGAG CTCCTCCATGTTGCGATTGTGTGTGCTGGGTACAATGCGAGTCGGGATGTTGTCACTCTGGTGAAATCCATCCTCTTCCACAG GAGGAATCCTCTCCACTTCCATCTCATCACTGACTCGGTGGCCCACCAGATCCTGCAGACCTTGTTCCAGTCCTGGATGGTGCCCTCGGTCCATGTTAGCTTCTACGATGCAGATGACTTGAAG aCAGACATTAGCTGGATCCCAAACAAGCACTACTCTGGCATCTATGGGCTGATGAAGCTCACGCTCACCAAGGCCCTGCCCTCCGACCTTGCCAAGGTCATTGTCCTGGACACAGACATCACCTTTGCCACCGACATTGCAGAATTGTGGGCCATCTTTGGGAAGTTTTCAG ACAAACAGGTGATTGGTCTGGTGGAAAACCAAAGTGATTGGTACCTGGGGAATCTCTGGAAGAACCATAAGCCGTGGCCAGCATTGGGGCGTGGCTTCAATACAG GCGTGATCCTCTTGCTGCTGGAGCGCCTGCGCCGCATTGGCTGGGAGCAGATGTGGCGGCTGACGGCAGAGCGGGAGCTCATGAGCATGCTGTCCACCTCGCTGGCAGATCAG GACATCTTTAACGCGGTGATCAAGCAGAGCCCAGCACTGGTGTACCGGCTCCCTTGCTTCTGGAACGTGCAGCTCTCGGATCACACCCGTTCAGAGCAGTGCTACTCGGAGGTGACTGACCTCAAG GTGATTCACTGGAATTCTCCCAAGAAGTTGCGAGTGAAGAATAAGCACGTGGAGTTCTTCCGGAACCTCTACCTGACCTTCCTCGAGTACGATGGCAACTTGCTGCGCAGGGAGCTCTTTGGCTGTGCCAGCCTGCCCAGCCTGCCCGGCGGCCAG TTCCAGGAGGCCCTCGAGGAGCTGGATGAAGATGACCCTTGCTATGATTTTCGGAGGCAGAGCCTTATTCAGCACCGTGTGCACCTCTTCTTCCTGGAATATGACTTCCCAGCCTCAGCTGATGCAACTGATGTAACTCTCATAGCTCAGCTGTCCATGGACAG GCTACAGATGCTGGAGGCCATCTGCAAACACTGGACGGGCCCCATTAGCTTGGCGTTGTATATGTCTGACGCTGAGGCCCAGCAGTTCCTGCGCTATGCCCAGGCCTCTGAGGTGCTGAGCAACCGCAGGAACGTTGCTTATCATATTGTGTACAAGGAAGGGCAGTTTTACCCAGTCAACTTCCTGCGCAACGTAGCGCTGAAGAATGCACAGACGACTCATGTCTTCCTGACGGACGTTGACTTCCTGCCTATGTATGGCCTTTATGATTACCTCAG GACCGCCATCTTGCAGCTGGAGCTGCCCGAAAGGAAGGCAGCGCTCGTCGTGCCTGCATTTGAGACTCTGCATTACCGCCTCACCTTTCCCAAATCCAAAGCAGAGCTGCTCTCCATGCTGGACATGGGCTCCCTCTATACCTTCAG GTACCATGTGTGGCCACAGGGTCATGCCCCAACAGACTATGCCAAGTGGCGGACAGCCACAGTGCCCTATCAAGTGGAGTGGCAGCCACACTTTGAGCCTTACGTTGTAGTAAAGCAGGACTGCCCCCTGTACGACCAGAGATTCGTAGGCTTTGGCTGGAACAAGGTGTCCCACATCATGGAGCTCGATGCCCAG GAGTATGAGCTGTTGGTGCTGCCCAACGCCTTCATGATCCACATGCCTCACGCGCCAAGTTTTGATATCTCCAAATTCCGCCGGAGCTCCAGCTACCGGGACTGCCTGAAGACCTTGAGGGAAGAGTTCCATCAGGACCTGTCGCGCAAGTATGGCGCAGCTGCGCTCAAATACCTCACTGCTGAGAGAAGCCTGTGA
- the LARGE2 gene encoding xylosyl- and glucuronyltransferase LARGE2 isoform X1 produces the protein MLCPWRGKVKLLLATVTLVFLVSWLYLFMGNLEYGCSRMLPPCFGEQSSRYLDREALVSQVRKMEEENQLLRLQLSHSQAQEERADGTDNSQQGAQFIEDQDGRNNQTSCPKQRMVQKCELLHVAIVCAGYNASRDVVTLVKSILFHRRNPLHFHLITDSVAHQILQTLFQSWMVPSVHVSFYDADDLKTDISWIPNKHYSGIYGLMKLTLTKALPSDLAKVIVLDTDITFATDIAELWAIFGKFSDKQVIGLVENQSDWYLGNLWKNHKPWPALGRGFNTGVILLLLERLRRIGWEQMWRLTAERELMSMLSTSLADQDIFNAVIKQSPALVYRLPCFWNVQLSDHTRSEQCYSEVTDLKVIHWNSPKKLRVKNKHVEFFRNLYLTFLEYDGNLLRRELFGCASLPSLPGGQFQEALEELDEDDPCYDFRRQSLIQHRVHLFFLEYDFPASADATDVTLIAQLSMDRLQMLEAICKHWTGPISLALYMSDAEAQQFLRYAQASEVLSNRRNVAYHIVYKEGQFYPVNFLRNVALKNAQTTHVFLTDVDFLPMYGLYDYLRTAILQLELPERKAALVVPAFETLHYRLTFPKSKAELLSMLDMGSLYTFRYHVWPQGHAPTDYAKWRTATVPYQVEWQPHFEPYVVVKQDCPLYDQRFVGFGWNKVSHIMELDAQEYELLVLPNAFMIHMPHAPSFDISKFRRSSSYRDCLKTLREEFHQDLSRKYGAAALKYLTAERSL, from the exons ATGCTGTGCCCTTGGCGTGGGAAGGTGAAGCTGTTGCTGGCCACGGTGACGCTGGTCTTCCTCGTCTCCTGGCTCTACCTCTTTATGGGTAATCTGGAGT ATGGATGTTCCCGTATGCTGCCCCCTTGCTTTGGGGAACAGTCCAGCCGGTACCTTGACCGTGAGGCCTTGGTGTCCCAAGTACGAAAAATGGAAGAGGAGAACCAGCTCTTGAGGCTGCAGCTCAGCCACTCCCAGGCCCAGGAGGAGAGGGCCGATGGCACTGACAACAGCCAGCAGGGGGCGCAGTTCATAGAGGACCAGGACGGAAGGAACAACCAAACCAGCTGCCCCAAGCAGAGGATGGTTCAGAAGTGTGAG CTCCTCCATGTTGCGATTGTGTGTGCTGGGTACAATGCGAGTCGGGATGTTGTCACTCTGGTGAAATCCATCCTCTTCCACAG GAGGAATCCTCTCCACTTCCATCTCATCACTGACTCGGTGGCCCACCAGATCCTGCAGACCTTGTTCCAGTCCTGGATGGTGCCCTCGGTCCATGTTAGCTTCTACGATGCAGATGACTTGAAG aCAGACATTAGCTGGATCCCAAACAAGCACTACTCTGGCATCTATGGGCTGATGAAGCTCACGCTCACCAAGGCCCTGCCCTCCGACCTTGCCAAGGTCATTGTCCTGGACACAGACATCACCTTTGCCACCGACATTGCAGAATTGTGGGCCATCTTTGGGAAGTTTTCAG ACAAACAGGTGATTGGTCTGGTGGAAAACCAAAGTGATTGGTACCTGGGGAATCTCTGGAAGAACCATAAGCCGTGGCCAGCATTGGGGCGTGGCTTCAATACAG GCGTGATCCTCTTGCTGCTGGAGCGCCTGCGCCGCATTGGCTGGGAGCAGATGTGGCGGCTGACGGCAGAGCGGGAGCTCATGAGCATGCTGTCCACCTCGCTGGCAGATCAG GACATCTTTAACGCGGTGATCAAGCAGAGCCCAGCACTGGTGTACCGGCTCCCTTGCTTCTGGAACGTGCAGCTCTCGGATCACACCCGTTCAGAGCAGTGCTACTCGGAGGTGACTGACCTCAAG GTGATTCACTGGAATTCTCCCAAGAAGTTGCGAGTGAAGAATAAGCACGTGGAGTTCTTCCGGAACCTCTACCTGACCTTCCTCGAGTACGATGGCAACTTGCTGCGCAGGGAGCTCTTTGGCTGTGCCAGCCTGCCCAGCCTGCCCGGCGGCCAG TTCCAGGAGGCCCTCGAGGAGCTGGATGAAGATGACCCTTGCTATGATTTTCGGAGGCAGAGCCTTATTCAGCACCGTGTGCACCTCTTCTTCCTGGAATATGACTTCCCAGCCTCAGCTGATGCAACTGATGTAACTCTCATAGCTCAGCTGTCCATGGACAG GCTACAGATGCTGGAGGCCATCTGCAAACACTGGACGGGCCCCATTAGCTTGGCGTTGTATATGTCTGACGCTGAGGCCCAGCAGTTCCTGCGCTATGCCCAGGCCTCTGAGGTGCTGAGCAACCGCAGGAACGTTGCTTATCATATTGTGTACAAGGAAGGGCAGTTTTACCCAGTCAACTTCCTGCGCAACGTAGCGCTGAAGAATGCACAGACGACTCATGTCTTCCTGACGGACGTTGACTTCCTGCCTATGTATGGCCTTTATGATTACCTCAG GACCGCCATCTTGCAGCTGGAGCTGCCCGAAAGGAAGGCAGCGCTCGTCGTGCCTGCATTTGAGACTCTGCATTACCGCCTCACCTTTCCCAAATCCAAAGCAGAGCTGCTCTCCATGCTGGACATGGGCTCCCTCTATACCTTCAG GTACCATGTGTGGCCACAGGGTCATGCCCCAACAGACTATGCCAAGTGGCGGACAGCCACAGTGCCCTATCAAGTGGAGTGGCAGCCACACTTTGAGCCTTACGTTGTAGTAAAGCAGGACTGCCCCCTGTACGACCAGAGATTCGTAGGCTTTGGCTGGAACAAGGTGTCCCACATCATGGAGCTCGATGCCCAG GAGTATGAGCTGTTGGTGCTGCCCAACGCCTTCATGATCCACATGCCTCACGCGCCAAGTTTTGATATCTCCAAATTCCGCCGGAGCTCCAGCTACCGGGACTGCCTGAAGACCTTGAGGGAAGAGTTCCATCAGGACCTGTCGCGCAAGTATGGCGCAGCTGCGCTCAAATACCTCACTGCTGAGAGAAGCCTGTGA